The Halodesulfovibrio sp. MK-HDV genomic interval TCTAACGGAATTTCTCCGACTTCATCAAGAAAGAGTGTTCCGCCGTCTGCTAGCTGAAAGCGGCCAACTCTATCACGGATTGCGCCGGTAAAAGAGCCTTTCACGTGGCCAAAAAATTCACTTTCGAATAGCTCATGCGGGATTGCGGAACAGTTCACTCGTACAAAAGCATTTTGACTGCGTGTTGAACGATTGTGGATCGCTCCTGCCAACAATTCCTTACCGGTGCCGGATTCGCCAAGTAGAAGTACGCTTGCATCGGTAGGTGATACAACGCCGATTTGCTCCATGACGTGAGCAAGAGAGTCAGAATCACCAATCAGATTATCGTCGAGGTGTTTTTCCTGAACAGCACGGCGAAGAAGTTCGTTTTCTAGCTCAAGTTCACCGCGAAGCTTTTGAATTTCTCCAAAGGCGACTGCGTTAACTAAAGCGCGGGCAACGGTATCCGCAAAAATTTTGTGCATTTTCTGATGCATGGAATGCAGCTGGGCGAAAGGGCCAACCATTGGGCGATCGTAGAATGTAGAAAGAATACCAAGAAATTCGTCGTTATACATGACGGGGAATGATGAGTAGGCTTGGTATCCTTCTTTTATAGCCCATGACGGACGGTTCCAGTCTTCAGGGGATGAGCCTATAGATGGTATCCCTTTTTGACATGAAGCAAAGATGGGTTCTGTAATTGGCGCCAGATCGAATGTGCCCAACGCGTGATTCCATCCGGACGGCGTTGTTTCTTTAATGCCGGAAAACGCAACAAGCTTAAGCATTGTGTCCGCAGAGGGGTGAGGCGTTACAATGTCCGCCATTTTTTGTGTCGGTCGTAGCCAGAAAGCTCCCATTGTTACGTGGGTACCTTTGTAGCCAGTGCTTGCTCGTTCAATAATTTTGGACGGGTCACGCTCATGCGCAACAGAGAGCATCAAATCCAGAAAGGGGGTGATGTCCAGAGAGTTGAGCTTTGTTTGGAGTCTGTTGTAGCTTTGAGGTCGTATTTTATGCGGCTCCGGTTGTACATCCGGAGTTGAAGGCAGGGGGAAAGAGTCCTGCTTTGCATCTTCAGGCAGTGGAAAATCGCTGATGGTTACATCGCGACCTGAGAACGTAGTGCTAAAAAATCTTTCGGTGGATTTTTTTGTACTTTGCGCTTTTGCTTCGTCCTCTAATTTGTTGCTTGATGGTGGCATTATTTCCCCTCGCTCCATTATTTCGTTACGAAAAATCGTAATCAACGAAATTTCGTAACGCACCCGTCACATAGCGTCAACTGAAAAGTGTTGGTATTCGCTCCGTTGCTGTGAACACTGTTTTTGGCACAGGATGTGCTACTAGAAAAGCAAAAGAACGGTAACACCGCTCTTTTCGGTGTCAACTCCGTGTGGTCCCTCGCTTCACGGAAATGATTCAGTCGCTTCATTTTTGACAAAAGCCCAGTGTTCCCCTCACTGGGCTTTTGTCGTTCTAAATGCTTTTTTTAACGGGTCGATACGTTGAGAGAAGCAGCCCAGTCATGCAACGCTGTAATAAGCGTTTCCCATTCT includes:
- a CDS encoding sigma-54-dependent Fis family transcriptional regulator, translating into MPPSSNKLEDEAKAQSTKKSTERFFSTTFSGRDVTISDFPLPEDAKQDSFPLPSTPDVQPEPHKIRPQSYNRLQTKLNSLDITPFLDLMLSVAHERDPSKIIERASTGYKGTHVTMGAFWLRPTQKMADIVTPHPSADTMLKLVAFSGIKETTPSGWNHALGTFDLAPITEPIFASCQKGIPSIGSSPEDWNRPSWAIKEGYQAYSSFPVMYNDEFLGILSTFYDRPMVGPFAQLHSMHQKMHKIFADTVARALVNAVAFGEIQKLRGELELENELLRRAVQEKHLDDNLIGDSDSLAHVMEQIGVVSPTDASVLLLGESGTGKELLAGAIHNRSTRSQNAFVRVNCSAIPHELFESEFFGHVKGSFTGAIRDRVGRFQLADGGTLFLDEVGEIPLELQGKLLRVLQEGTFEPVGDERSKKVNVRIIAATNKDLTREVASGRFRQDLYFRLSVFPVNVPPLRERRNDIPLLARHFINLAANRMNITAPRLKPHHVEKLQGYNWPGNVRELQNVVERAVIMSHSGSMEFYIQDNSYATPPIEMNVHAYSSDHSPATPPASAPRPQDVITEIEWMAMQRENIQQALEATNWRVQGSGGAAELLGIKPTTLRSRMQKLGIEKK